In Porites lutea chromosome 9, jaPorLute2.1, whole genome shotgun sequence, a single window of DNA contains:
- the LOC140948501 gene encoding limbic system-associated membrane protein-like yields MLSSSSKPTNESIVKVPKDHQNAFYRCQASNFLGDDWQILRFVRLMAPVIVEPKEGEAPLLLKIGYSLNISCVAKGNPAPNVTWLNNNTGNAVSPTSTNSQRLIINSIEDKDFGFYTCIASSKLNYTMVSVEIKKVFGVFP; encoded by the exons ATGTTGTCTAGCAGCTCAAAACCAACAAATGAAAGCATTGTGAAAGTTCCCAAAGACCATCAAAATGCATTCTACCGTTGCCAAGCATCCAATTTCCTGGGAGATGATTGGCAAATCTTGAGATTTGTCAGACTTA TGGCACCAGTCATAGTTGAACCTAAGGAAGGTGAAGCACCTCTTTTACTCAAGATTGGTTATTCACTGAACATAAGCTGTGTGGCGAAAGGGAACCCTGCTCCTAATGTCACATGGTTAAATAATAACACAGGAAATGCAGTCTCACCAACTTCAACAAACTCCCAGCGATTGATCATTAACTCTATAGAAGACAAGGATTTTGGTTTTTACACCTGCATTGCCAGTAGTAAATTGAATTATACAATGGTTTCTGTGGAAATCAAgaaag
- the LOC140949087 gene encoding uncharacterized protein — translation MQIQDFCRSVRLHKKFEGEPADTDFNPRLYVKSTWNPPREDPDLEDKLHDICKDLRQNIKQNKPHWRRNLSAIDREELNQIKNDDSVRVLDTDKNLGPALVSTDWVTNETLRQLNDKQSYSIITYEDWILRHGQIINTREKLMLTFSRFINANAAKFLRSYDHFLSPAKFYIIPKIHKNPMVGRPIAASHSYITRPLSIFVDEFVKPRLKMPTVLRDSGELIQALESIRLPPHCFLVTADVVSLYPNVDTKKALMALDLLLREAGAHETPLLIQFSRLVFENNFLKTEFCGDIFHQTFGIAMGTPFAVTAANAFMYYLEKDVVAQHSSHLLLYKRFIDDIFFIWKGPKENLLEFLSCLNSKNDRIKLTYVIDESSISFLDLFLYKDANFSNLQFSTYQKPLNKYLYIPFESFHPASNKRAFIRGELMRYTRNSSTFKAFSETREKFWKRLRLRGYPVGFLLPLFREVKYSNRTRWLSRKRKSRHDRMVVFKSTFNCSHANIKRVIQRHLPDLDCIVSYKSTTTLAHLCK, via the coding sequence ATGCAAATTCAGGACTTTTGTCGCAGTGTCCGTTTACATAAAAAGTTCGAAGGAGAGCCAGCAGACACTGACTTTAACCCAAGGCTTTATGTAAAATCCACCTGGAATCCTCCGCGTGAAGATCCAGATCTTGAGGACAAACTGCACGATATATGCAAGGACTTACGGCAAAACATTAAGCAAAACAAACCGCACTGGAGGAGAAATCTTTCTGCCATTGATCGCGAGGAACTCAACCAGATAAAGAATGACGACTCTGTCAGAGTTTTGGATACCGATAAGAATCTCGGACCAGCTCTCGTGTCAACTGATTGGGTGACAAATGAGACTTTGAGACAGCTCAATGACAAACAATCCTACTCTATCATCACTTATGAAGATTGGATTCTGAGACACGGTCAGATAATTAACACTCGCGAAAAGCTGATGTTGACTTTTAGCAGATTTATAAACGCTAATGCCGCTAAATTCTTGCGTAGTTACGATCATTTTTTGTCTCCTGCTAAATTCTACATTATTCCTAAAATACACAAAAACCCCATGGTGGGTCGGCCGATTGCGGCCTCGCATAGTTACATCACTAGACCTCTTAGCATTTTTGTAGATGAATTTGTTAAGCCTAGGCTTAAAATGCCTACTGTTCTTAGGGATTCTGGAGAACTGATTCAAGCTCTGGAGTCTATCAGGTTGCCACCACATTGCTTTCTTGTTACGGCAGATGTTGTCTCGCTTTATCCAAATGTGGATACCAAGAAAGCATTGATGGCTCTCGACCTGCTACTTCGGGAGGCAGGAGCACATGAGACACCCCTTCTGATTCAGTTCTCTAGACTTGTTTTTGAGAATAACTTTCTCAAAACAGAATTTTGTGGAGATATCTTTCATCAGACATTTGGTATTGCTATGGGAACACCTTTCGCAGTCACGGCCGCTAATGCTTTCATGTATTACTTAGAAAAGGATGTTGTAGCACAACATTCTAGTCATCTACTTTTGTACAAGCGGTTTATCGATGACATATTTTTCATTTGGAAGGGTCCCAAAGAAAACCTATTAGAGTTTCTTAGTTGTCTCAATAGCAAGAATGATCGTATCAAACTTACGTATGTTATTGACGAAAGTAGTATTTCGTTTCTggatttatttctttacaaagaTGCTAACTTTAGCAATCTGCAGTTCTCTACCTATCAGAAGCCACTAAATAAGTATCTGTACATTCCCTTTGAATCGTTTCATCCCGCAAGCAACAAGAGGGCCTTTATTAGAGGCGAGCTCATGCGCTATACTAGAAATAGCTCCACGTTTAAAGCTTTTAGcgaaacgcgtgagaaattctGGAAGCGTCTCAGGCTTCGCGGTTACCCGGTTGGGTTTTTACTTCCTTTATTTAGGGAGGTTAAATACAGTAACAGAACTAGGTGGCTTTCACGAAAACGCAAATCCCGCCACGATAGAATGGTAGTGTTTAAATCTACATTTAACTGTAGTCACGCTAACATCAAGCGGGTCATCCAGAGACATTTACCAGACTTAGACTGCATCGTCAGTTATAAATCTACTACTACTTTAGCACATCTATGTAAATAG